One Etheostoma cragini isolate CJK2018 chromosome 6, CSU_Ecrag_1.0, whole genome shotgun sequence DNA window includes the following coding sequences:
- the mpp6a gene encoding MAGUK p55 subfamily member 6a isoform X2: MPHAAVNNSALLTSSLMPADAVRMIGIQKKAGEPLGVTFRVQQGEMVIARILHGSSIDRQGMLHIGDIIREVNGREVSRNPNELQELLGDCSGSISLKVLPSYRGTPSPPQVYLKPHFNYNPATDNLIPCKEAGLAFSKGDILHVVNKEDPNWWQARTVVGGATGLIPSQFLEEKRKAFVRRDWDTSGTGMLCGIAKKKKKKMMYLTSKNAEFDRYELQIYEEVAKMPPFQRKTLVLIGAQGVGRRSLKNRLIVMNPLRYGTTVPFTSRRPREEERDGQNYCFVTREEMERDIKNSRYLEHGEYDGNLYGTNIDSIHEVVNAGHTCILDVNPQALKVLRTAEFMPFVVFIAAPELDTLRAMHKAVIDAGLTTKLLTENDLKKTVDESARIRRAYSHYFDLTIVNDNLDKAFDQLQEVVERLFTEPQWVPVSWVY, encoded by the exons ATGCCCCACGCTGCAGTGAACAACAGTGCCTTGTTGACAAGTTCACTCATGCCAGCTGATGCTGTAAGGATGATTGGCATCCAGAAGAAAGCTGGAGAACCACTG GGGGTGACGTTCCGTGTGCAGCAGGGAGAGATGGTGATCGCACGCATCCTGCATGGCAGCTCGATTGACAGGCAGGGAATGCTGCACATAGGGGACATAATTCGCGAGGTGAACGGTCGTGAGGTCAGTCGGAACCCTAATGAACTCCAGGAGCTGTTGGGGGACTGCAGTGGGAGCATCTCACTCAAGGTCTTGCCCAGCTACAGAGGCACACCATCTCCACCACAG GTTTATCTGAAGCCCCACTTTAACTATAATCCAGCCACAGACAACTTGATCCCCTGTAAAGAGGCAGGCCTGGCCTTTTCCAAAGGAGACATCCTTCATGTAGTCAACAAGGAGGACCCCAACTGGTGGCAG GCACGCACAGTTGTTGGTGGAGCCACTGGTCTCATTCCCAGTCAGTTtttggaggagaagaggaaagctTTTGTAAGAAGGGACTGGGATACTTCTGGGACAG gGATGCTCTGTGGTATTgcgaagaaaaaaaagaaaaaaatgatgtaccTCACTTCAAAGAATGCAG AATTTGACCGTTATGAGCTGCAGATCTATGAGGAAGTAGCCAAGATGCCGCCATTTCAGAGGAAAACGCTGGTTCTGATTGGAGCCCAGGGAGTTGGGAGGCGGAGCCTGAAGAACAGACTTATTGTCATGAACCCACTGCGATATGGAACCACTGTACCCT TCACATCACGCCGTccgagagaagaggagagagacggCCAGAACTACTGCTTTGTGACAAgggaagagatggagagggacATCAAGAACAGCCGTTATCTGGAACATGGCGAGTATGATGGCAACCTTTATGGCACCAATATTGACTCTATCCATGAAGTGGTGAATGCGGGCCATACCTGCATCCTGGACGTCAACCCTCAG GCCCTAAAAGTGTTGAGGACTGCTGAATTTATGCCATTTGTGGTGTTTATCGCTGCTCCTGAACTGGACACACTAAGAGCTATGCACAAAGCTGTTATAGATGCTGGACTTACTACCAAACTACTCACG GAAAACGACTTGAAGAAGACTGTGGATGAGAGCGCCAGGATCCGACGAGCATACAGCCACTACTTTGACCTGACTATTGTCAACGACAATCTGGACAAGGCCTTTGACCAACTGCAGGAGGTGGTAGAGCGATTGTTCACAGAGCCGCAGTGGGTTCCAGTCAGCTGGGTCTACTGA
- the mpp6a gene encoding MAGUK p55 subfamily member 6a isoform X1 has translation MTVANAKSGKAMQQVLDNLKDLPSDSGAKDIDLIFLRGIMESPIVRSLAKAHERLEEVKLKAVQDNNVQLVTEILDSLKNLPEKDAASAELVKILQDPHFKSLVEAHDKVAGKCYEMPHAAVNNSALLTSSLMPADAVRMIGIQKKAGEPLGVTFRVQQGEMVIARILHGSSIDRQGMLHIGDIIREVNGREVSRNPNELQELLGDCSGSISLKVLPSYRGTPSPPQVYLKPHFNYNPATDNLIPCKEAGLAFSKGDILHVVNKEDPNWWQARTVVGGATGLIPSQFLEEKRKAFVRRDWDTSGTGMLCGIAKKKKKKMMYLTSKNAEFDRYELQIYEEVAKMPPFQRKTLVLIGAQGVGRRSLKNRLIVMNPLRYGTTVPFTSRRPREEERDGQNYCFVTREEMERDIKNSRYLEHGEYDGNLYGTNIDSIHEVVNAGHTCILDVNPQALKVLRTAEFMPFVVFIAAPELDTLRAMHKAVIDAGLTTKLLTENDLKKTVDESARIRRAYSHYFDLTIVNDNLDKAFDQLQEVVERLFTEPQWVPVSWVY, from the exons ATGACTGTGGCCAATGCAAAGTCTGGCAAAG CCATGCAGCAGGTACTGGACAACCTGAAAGACCTGCCATCAGACTCAGGAGCCAAAGATATTGACCTCATCTTCCTCAGAGGCATCATGGAGAGCCCTATCGTCCGCTCCCTTGCaaag gcccaCGAGCGTCTCGAAGAAGTTAAGTTAAAAGCTGTGCAGGATAATAATGTTCAGCTGGTCACAGAGATCCTTGATTCCCTCAAAAACCTGCCAGAAAAAGATGCTGCCTCAGCTGAGCTTGTCAAGATCCTTCAGGATCCGCACTTTAAG TCTTTGGTAGAGGCTCATGACAAAGTGGCTGGAAAGTGCTATGAAATGCCCCACGCTGCAGTGAACAACAGTGCCTTGTTGACAAGTTCACTCATGCCAGCTGATGCTGTAAGGATGATTGGCATCCAGAAGAAAGCTGGAGAACCACTG GGGGTGACGTTCCGTGTGCAGCAGGGAGAGATGGTGATCGCACGCATCCTGCATGGCAGCTCGATTGACAGGCAGGGAATGCTGCACATAGGGGACATAATTCGCGAGGTGAACGGTCGTGAGGTCAGTCGGAACCCTAATGAACTCCAGGAGCTGTTGGGGGACTGCAGTGGGAGCATCTCACTCAAGGTCTTGCCCAGCTACAGAGGCACACCATCTCCACCACAG GTTTATCTGAAGCCCCACTTTAACTATAATCCAGCCACAGACAACTTGATCCCCTGTAAAGAGGCAGGCCTGGCCTTTTCCAAAGGAGACATCCTTCATGTAGTCAACAAGGAGGACCCCAACTGGTGGCAG GCACGCACAGTTGTTGGTGGAGCCACTGGTCTCATTCCCAGTCAGTTtttggaggagaagaggaaagctTTTGTAAGAAGGGACTGGGATACTTCTGGGACAG gGATGCTCTGTGGTATTgcgaagaaaaaaaagaaaaaaatgatgtaccTCACTTCAAAGAATGCAG AATTTGACCGTTATGAGCTGCAGATCTATGAGGAAGTAGCCAAGATGCCGCCATTTCAGAGGAAAACGCTGGTTCTGATTGGAGCCCAGGGAGTTGGGAGGCGGAGCCTGAAGAACAGACTTATTGTCATGAACCCACTGCGATATGGAACCACTGTACCCT TCACATCACGCCGTccgagagaagaggagagagacggCCAGAACTACTGCTTTGTGACAAgggaagagatggagagggacATCAAGAACAGCCGTTATCTGGAACATGGCGAGTATGATGGCAACCTTTATGGCACCAATATTGACTCTATCCATGAAGTGGTGAATGCGGGCCATACCTGCATCCTGGACGTCAACCCTCAG GCCCTAAAAGTGTTGAGGACTGCTGAATTTATGCCATTTGTGGTGTTTATCGCTGCTCCTGAACTGGACACACTAAGAGCTATGCACAAAGCTGTTATAGATGCTGGACTTACTACCAAACTACTCACG GAAAACGACTTGAAGAAGACTGTGGATGAGAGCGCCAGGATCCGACGAGCATACAGCCACTACTTTGACCTGACTATTGTCAACGACAATCTGGACAAGGCCTTTGACCAACTGCAGGAGGTGGTAGAGCGATTGTTCACAGAGCCGCAGTGGGTTCCAGTCAGCTGGGTCTACTGA
- the gsdmeb gene encoding gasdermin Eb isoform X1, with the protein MFATATRNFVEEVDNGGLLIPVSSLNDTIALLTVVVKRKRFWLWQKPKYIPSDFNLNDILTGDIPMKPEVIETDFIKYNGTFGDNIQGTVDANFVHSNVSVEGKDSSKLQSSFGSLKKEEVEVQKLLQDSKSRVLDMSHDLIQQTKEKPRQVFGFVKERIVTTQPSSVIEEVQQGAQCGGGLSLCGPKRLKISLKENGSLSKDSNITMEIPIHTTIAYGLLELEIKQDGRFELCLMSDTTGGFEVDGVSKRRPLGVFGAPASEKSYLRQELEQLSNHFQLLSSLPATTRSFLLQQITKVMEDRVACSSLQNALEQMCLDKKPALGDVTTTEPQKQNIRAILDLLEQSGQVESTPVLTALNLVTSALDEMTNDCVAVLGMCCSLTVLQALEQLVQCVTGKGELHLSSAGLAALTEDVYEKTEHLFASSNVSLKRDGDTLKTEISHLAGNRPLVLCIAVRGLASLAHCD; encoded by the exons ATGTTTGCCACAGCCACCAGAAACTTTGTGGAGGAGGTGGATAATGGGGGTTTGCTGATCCCAGTCTCCAGCCTGAATGACACTATTGCTCTTCTGACAGTGGTGGTGAAGCGCAAGCGTTTCTGGCTCTGGCAGAAGCCCAAGTACATTCCCTCTGATTTTAACCTCAATGATATACTGACAGGAGACATACCTATGAAGCCAG AGGTCATAGAGACAGACTTCATTAAATACAATGGAACATTTGGTGACAACATCCAAGGAACCGTGGACGCAAATTTTGTCCACTCCAATGTGAGTGTCGAGGGAAAAGACTCTTCCAAACTCCAGTCATCCTTCGGCAGTTTGAAGAAGGAGGAAGTGGAAGTGCAGAAGCTGCTCCAAGACTCCAAAAGCAG GGTCCTGGACATGTCCCATGATCTGATCCAGCAGACGAAGGAGAAGCCCAGACAGGTGTTTGGGTTTGTGAAGGAGCGTATTGTGACTACTCAGCCCAGTTCGGTCATAGAGGAGGTGCAGCAGGGAGCACAGTGTGGaggaggactgagcctctgtggGCCCAAGAGATTAAAG ATTTCATTGAAAGAGAACGGGAGCTTGAGTAAAGACAGTAACATCACCATGGAGATTCCCATCCATACTACAATTGCCTACGGTCTTTTAGAGCTAGAGATCAAACAAGATGGCCGCTTTG AGCTGTGTCTGATGTCAGACACCACTGGAGGTTTTGAAGTCGATGGCGTTTCTAAGAGAAGACCATTGGGTGTCTTTGGAGCCCCTGCCTCTGAAAAAAGCTACCTCAGACAAG AGCTGGAGCAACTGAGCAATCATTTCCAGCTGCTTTCGTCTCTTCCTGCCACCACGAGGTCCTTTCTGCTCCAGCAAATCACCAAAGTTATGGAGGACCGAGTGGCCTGCAGTTCACTTCAGAATGCG cTGGAACAGATGTGCTTGGATAAGAAACCTGCCCTGGGGGATGTCACAACGACAGAGCCCCAAAAACAGAACATCCGAGCAATTCTGGACCTTTTAGAGCAGTCTGGTCAGGTTGAGTCCACACCAGTCCTCACAGCCCTAAACCTTGTTACCAGCGCACTGGATG AGATGACAAATGATTGTGTTGCTGTCTTGGGAATGTGCTGCAGCCTCACAGTGTTACAAGCTCTCGAGCAACTG GTGCAGTGTGTAACCGGCAAGGGGGAATTGCATCTGAGCAGCGCAGGCCTAGCTGCACTGACAGAAGACGTCTATGAAAAAACTGAACATCTATTTGCCTCGTCTAATGTGTCCCTGAAGAGAGACGGGGACACATTGAAGACAGAAATAAGCCACCTGGCAGGAAATCGCCCTCTGGTCCTGTGTATCGCTGTCAGAGGTCTCGCCTCATTGGCCCACTGTGATTGA
- the gsdmeb gene encoding gasdermin Eb isoform X2: MFATATRNFVEEVDNGGLLIPVSSLNDTIALLTVVVKRKRFWLWQKPKYIPSDFNLNDILTGDIPMKPGVIETDFIKYNGTFGDNIQGTVDANFVHSNVSVEGKDSSKLQSSFGSLKKEEVEVQKLLQDSKSRVLDMSHDLIQQTKEKPRQVFGFVKERIVTTQPSSVIEEVQQGAQCGGGLSLCGPKRLKISLKENGSLSKDSNITMEIPIHTTIAYGLLELEIKQDGRFELCLMSDTTGGFEVDGVSKRRPLGVFGAPASEKSYLRQELEQLSNHFQLLSSLPATTRSFLLQQITKVMEDRVACSSLQNALEQMCLDKKPALGDVTTTEPQKQNIRAILDLLEQSGQVESTPVLTALNLVTSALDGEKTVLNVNV; the protein is encoded by the exons ATGTTTGCCACAGCCACCAGAAACTTTGTGGAGGAGGTGGATAATGGGGGTTTGCTGATCCCAGTCTCCAGCCTGAATGACACTATTGCTCTTCTGACAGTGGTGGTGAAGCGCAAGCGTTTCTGGCTCTGGCAGAAGCCCAAGTACATTCCCTCTGATTTTAACCTCAATGATATACTGACAGGAGACATACCTATGAAGCCAGGT GTCATAGAGACAGACTTCATTAAATACAATGGAACATTTGGTGACAACATCCAAGGAACCGTGGACGCAAATTTTGTCCACTCCAATGTGAGTGTCGAGGGAAAAGACTCTTCCAAACTCCAGTCATCCTTCGGCAGTTTGAAGAAGGAGGAAGTGGAAGTGCAGAAGCTGCTCCAAGACTCCAAAAGCAG GGTCCTGGACATGTCCCATGATCTGATCCAGCAGACGAAGGAGAAGCCCAGACAGGTGTTTGGGTTTGTGAAGGAGCGTATTGTGACTACTCAGCCCAGTTCGGTCATAGAGGAGGTGCAGCAGGGAGCACAGTGTGGaggaggactgagcctctgtggGCCCAAGAGATTAAAG ATTTCATTGAAAGAGAACGGGAGCTTGAGTAAAGACAGTAACATCACCATGGAGATTCCCATCCATACTACAATTGCCTACGGTCTTTTAGAGCTAGAGATCAAACAAGATGGCCGCTTTG AGCTGTGTCTGATGTCAGACACCACTGGAGGTTTTGAAGTCGATGGCGTTTCTAAGAGAAGACCATTGGGTGTCTTTGGAGCCCCTGCCTCTGAAAAAAGCTACCTCAGACAAG AGCTGGAGCAACTGAGCAATCATTTCCAGCTGCTTTCGTCTCTTCCTGCCACCACGAGGTCCTTTCTGCTCCAGCAAATCACCAAAGTTATGGAGGACCGAGTGGCCTGCAGTTCACTTCAGAATGCG cTGGAACAGATGTGCTTGGATAAGAAACCTGCCCTGGGGGATGTCACAACGACAGAGCCCCAAAAACAGAACATCCGAGCAATTCTGGACCTTTTAGAGCAGTCTGGTCAGGTTGAGTCCACACCAGTCCTCACAGCCCTAAACCTTGTTACCAGCGCACTGGATGGTGAGAAAACTGTTCtcaatgtaaatgtttaa